A window of Pusillimonas sp. DMV24BSW_D genomic DNA:
TACCAGTTTTGCTCACCGTCAAAATCGCCTATCAGCCCGCCGGCCTCCAGAATCATCAGCCCGCCGGCAGCGAGGTCCCAGCGTTTGAGATTCTTGCCGCAAAACCCGTCGATGCGGCCACTGGCCACATAAGCAAGATCAAGCACCGATGCACCCATGCGACGCACGCTGGCGCAGCCCGATAACAGATTGGCCCAGCGGGAGTCGGGCGACACCCCACCGCCTGAATCGGGAACATACGCGCTCAACATGGCGTCGTGATAACGCGTTAAGCCCGATACCCGAATGCGACGGTCATTTAAAAATGCACCGCCGCCACGACTGGCGGTAAACAACTCATTTCGACTGGGGTCATAAATAACTGCCTGAACGACTTGCCCCCGGTGCGCCAAAGCAATTGAAACAGCATAGACCGGATAACCATGGATAAAATTGCTCGTGCCGTCGAGGGGGTCGATAATCCATTGATATTCAGGGACACCGTTAACGGTGTTTCCCGCTTCGTGCAGGCCCGACTCTTCGCACAAGAAACCATGTTCAGGGTAGGCAGTGCGCAGCAAGTCAATAACGGCCTCTTCAACGCTTTTGTCTACTTCCGTGACATAATCTTTAGGCCCCTTACGTGCCACGTGCAAACGCTCGAGGTCCAGGCTGGCGCGGTTGATAATTGCGCCGGCGCGGCGTGCCGCCTTAATGGCGGTGTTAAGCATGGGGTGCATAAAATTCCGTTTTTAATAACAAATCTGTGTTGGCTACAAGCGCATTTTAGCTGGCTATTTTAAATGACTTCGCTTTTATCACCGAAATGACCATCTTGTTTTCCCGTATACGCTTTATTATGGTGCAGCCCAGCCACCCCGGAAATGTGGGTGCAGCCGCCCGAGCCATTAAAACCATGGGCTTTACCGACCTGTGTCTGGTTAATCCAGAACACGACAACGTCACCCGCCACCCTGATGCCATTGCACTGGCCAGCGGTGCAGGTGACGTCCTTGAACAGGCCGACATTGTTCCCAACCTGGAAACCGCCCTTGCCCCCCTTACCATGGCATTTGCCATGACCGCCCGCGAGCGCGTATTGGGGCCACCCGTGTGTGATATTCGTGAAGCCGCCATCTTAAGCCAAAGCCATGTGTCCACCCATCCCGAAGGGCGAGTGGGCATTGTATTGGGTACCGAGAGATCAGGCCTGACTAATGAACACATCGCGCAATGTCAGCGCATTTGTCATATTCCCGCGAATCCGGCATACAGCTCATTGAATGTTGCTCAAGCGCTGCAGTTGGCCGCTTGGGAATTACGTTATGCACTCAGTAACATGCCTTGCGCAACCGAAACAATTGATTCGCCTACGCGTATCAAGCATGTTCAAAACGGTCATGACGAAACGCATTCCGCCGACCCTGAAGCAGGCGACGCATTGGCCTCACAAGCCAAAATCAACGCACTTCTAAAGCATTGGCAAGAAGCCTTGATCCAAATTCAGTTTCTGAACCCGGCTTACCCAAAAAAGCTGATCCCGCGCATGCATCACCTATTTGGTCGCAACCAGATGACCAACGACGAAGTCGATATGATGCGCGGCGTTTGCACTGCAATGGTCAAAGCGGCCAACGGGCAACTGCGAAAAAACTAACCTGTAGACCGAAGCGGCATATGCCATTACTTAACCGGGCGTGATGGCGGAAGCTCAACACCCGCATCACGCAACACTTCTTGTGCTCGTCTGTTCATATCGTTTTGCAGATCAAACCAATTACCGGCCTCCGCCCAGGCGCGAACTGTTACCACCATGGCATGGTCGCGGTACTCCGTTACCATCACCATCGGGGCCGGGTCCTCGAGCGACAACTCATGTTGCTTGGCCATGTTAACCAACTCGGCCATCGCGCGGTTGACGTCCTCACCATAAGGGATGAATACCGAGGCCTGTGCCCGCCGTGTTTGATGACGGCTAAGATTTAAAATAGCGCTACCCCAAATATTGCTGTTGGGCACCATAATAAATGTACCGTCGTACTGCTTGAAACGGGTCATAAACAGCCCGACTTCATCAACCATCCCATCCACCGTTCCCACAACCGACACAAAGTCACCGGCCCGGAACGGGCGCAACGCCAACAACATGATACCTGCGGCGATATTCTGCAATGTCCCCTGCAACGACAAAGCAATGGCCAAACCCGCTGCACCAAGTACCGCAATAATACTTGCCGTTTGAACGCCCAGCCGTGCGAGCACCGCAACCAATACCACAACGCGAATCGCCCAGATAGTCACGGTGTAGGCAATCGGCACAATGGTCGGGTCGATACGCACTGAACGGGTGGCCAGGCGCCGCACTACATTCCCGACCCAACTGGAAATCAGCCAGCCAACAATCAAAATAACCAAGGCGATTACCAAATCGAACGCCATTGCCGTAAACCCCGCGGCAACCCAATCAATTAGCGTCTGTAAATCGGTCATAACTTCCTTTACGATTAATTGTTAATCACACTGAAAACGTATCAGCCTATTCGGTCGAACTTATCCACTGAAACTGTGGACAACACAATGGAAAACTATTTAACTACATCAAATTATCATTACAGAACAATGGCCTGCAAATAGCGCACACAAATTATCCTATAGTGAAAACAGCAACGATGCTTTAGGCCACCGCCACCAAACGATTCAGCGTTTCAGGTTCATCGAGCAGCGACTGACTGGTTGACTGATGGACAATTTGTCCGCGATCCAGAACAATCGCGTCTTGAGTAAGCCCTAATGCCAAACGGGCGTGCTGCTCCACCACAATCACCGTTAGCCCGGTTTCATGCACCAGCCGCCGAATCACGCCCAGCAGCTCCTGCACAATAATTGGTGCCAGCCCTTCCATCGGTTCATCGAGCAGCAGCAGACGCGGATTCACCATCAGCGCGCGTGCGATAGCCAACATTTGCTGCTCACCTCCAGACAACTGGTTACCCATATTGGCGCGGCGCTCCTCCAGCCGGGGAAATAATTTATACACTTTGGCCACATCCCATTGGCCCGGACGCGCAACAACCGTTAAATGCTCTTCCACGGTTAACGATGGGTACATATGACGCTCTTGCGGCACCCAACCCATACCGGCAGCGGCACGCTGATGCGTAGGAACACGAGAAACATCACGCCCGTCCCAATGAATGGAACCACTGTGCAACTGCGTTAAACCCAGCAAGGTCAGCAACAAGGTGGATTTACCCACCCCGTTTCGTCCCAGCAAAGCCAGGCTGCCACCCTCTTTCAATGAAAAGGAAATATCTTCCAGCACAACCGCTTCGCCATACCCGGCACAAACGCGGTCAACTGTCAGGATGTCCTGCGATGTGTTACTCATGTTCGGCCTCCCCCAAATACACTTCCTTCACCCGATCATCTGCGGCGATTTCATCCGGGCTGCCTTCGGTTAATACCTTGCCACCTACTAACACCGTAATACGTTCAGCGAATCGGAACACCAGGCTCATATCGTGCTCAATAAACACAATCGTGACATCGCGGGGAAGCTGGGAAATCACTTCAAAAAGCTCCTGACTTTCCGCCTGCGGGATGCCGGCCGCCGGTTCGTCCAGAAGCAAAACTTTGGGGCGCGTGGCCAAAGCCAAGGCAATCTCGACCAGACGCTGCTTACCGTAAGGTAAATTGCGCGTGCGAGTATTCATTTCCGGCGCCAGGCGCAGCGTTTCCAGCAACGCGACCGCCTCGTCGATTAACACCGTTTGCTTTTCAACCGTTTTGTACCACTGCTTGTGCAAGCCCTCACGCTCACTGATCGCCAGCACAACTGACTCCAACACGGTTAAACCGGCAAACAGCGTGTTAATTTGGAAGGTGCGCGTCATACCCAGCTTAACCCGTTCGTGTTGGGGCAAATGGGTAATATCGCGATCGCCCAGGAACACCTTGCCTCGCGTAGGCTGCAATGCCCCGGTGAGCATATTAATGTAGGTGGTTTTACCGGCACCGTTGGGGCCGATTAGCGCGTGACGCGCGCCCGGCTTGAACGACAAGGTCACATCGCTGTTAGCCTGAAACGTCCCCCAAATTTTGGTCAAACCCTCAGTACGCAGAGTTGTATCCTGGCTCATGACGCCCCCTTTTCTGCAGCGCGGTTGCGCCAACGTTCAAGCACCCGGTCAACCGAACCCAGAATCCCGCCGCTGCCCATCATCACAATCACCACCAGCAACAGGCCGATCCAGAATTGCCAATAAACCGGGTTAATGTCGGAAATATAGTGATGGGCAAACATGAACACCACCGCCCCAATCATGGCACCGTAAAGGCGGCCCGCTCCCCCCAAGACCAGAATAATTAAGAGGTCGGCTGAACGAATAAACCCGAGTGAGTCGAGCCCCACAAATTGCGTGGTTTGCGCCAGCAACGCACCTGCAACGCCGGCCATCCCCGCACTGATGGTGTAAATAGCCACCAAGCGCTTGTCGACGTTGGCGCCAATGGCCGGCATGCGTTTGGCCCCTTCCCGAATACCAATCAGGCTTAAACCAAAGGTCGAGCTAACCAGGCGACGCGCGAACAAAAACATAATGAACAACACCGCCAAACTATAAAAGTAGCCCGTTTTACCGTAAAGATCGATTTCAAAAATGCCGAATAGCGGCCAGGTGGCGATACCCCACAAACCATCAGCGCCACCGGTGAAGTCGGTTGCTTTATTGGCCACTTCGTACAACATTAAACCGATACCCAACGTGACCATCAGTTGGGTCAACTCATGCCCGCGCACCACCAGGAAACTCGTGATGTAGCCCAGAATAGCGGCCAACACTGCGGCAATGAGCAACGCGCTAAACGGCTCGCCCCATCCGTGCGTTGACAACAAGCCCGACGTATAGGCTCCCAACCCGAAAAACGCCGCATGACCGAGCGACACAATACCGGCATAACCCAGAATCAGGTCCAGCGACAAAGCAAACAGCGCCAGAATCATCATCTGACTGATCAGGACAAGATTGGTCGGAAACAGAAAATAAGCGACAAACGGCAGAATCCAGAACAGGTATTCAAGTTTGTGCCAACGGTCGTTAGGCACGCGCGGCGCGGGCAAACGATCGACAATGGATAGTGATTGCAAGCTCATGCGCGCCTCGTGATTAAACCGTTAGGGAAAAACAGCAGCAGAATAACCATAAGGACATAGATCACAAATGCCCCAATTTCCGGTACATAGTATTTGCCCGCCACATCAAAAATACCCAGCACAATCGCGGCCACCAGCGGCCCGCGAATCGTGCCGGCACCGCCCACCGCCACCACAATCAGGAAATACACCATCCACTTTAGGGGAAAGGTGGGATCCAGGCCCAGCACATCGATTCCCAACACACCACCCAGGCCGGCCAGGCCCGAGCCCAGCGCGAAGGTTAGGCTGAAAACCCGATTCACATTAATGCCCAAGCCTTTTGAGGCCTGCTGATTATCGACAGACGCCCGTATTTGTGCGCCAAATCGCGTACGCTCGATAATCAGGCCCAGGGCAATAGTGACCAGAACCACCACCCCGATCAGAAACAAACGATATACCCCGAAGCCAATATCGAACACCCGGAACTGCCCACGCAACCAGTCAGGCAGGTTCACCGGTTGAATCGTTGGCCCCCAGAAAAAAGTGAAGGTGGCTATCACCATGAACACCAGACCAATCGAGAACAAAACCTGGTCAAGCGGGTCGGCCTCGTACAGCCGCTGATAAAGCGTGCGCTCCAGAATAAAACCGGCCAGCGCCGCAGCCAGAAACGCAAGGGGCAATGTAGCCAGAAAAGGCACGCCCAGGCGTGTCATCAGTTCAACGCTGACATAGCCGCCCAGCATGGCGAACGCCCCGTGGGCCAGGTTCACAAAGTTCATCAGACCCATCGTGACCGACAGACCCACACTAATCAGAAACAGCAGCGCCCCGAAGGCGACACCGTCGAATACCACACCGATTAAATTGCCCAGCATTTCGGCCTCCAGCGTGTTGCACACGACACAAAGCCGTAATTTGATAAATTCCAGGACATTGTTGTCTCCGATTTTTGTTTTAAAACACTTAAGTTCATTTCAAAAAATGACACTACCCCAACATTGTTCCAAAAAAACGCCGCATAAGCGGCGTTTTTCTGCAAAAGATGGGGGAACCCCTTATAAATCCAATACCAACACGGAGGATTTCGACCGTGAGCAGCAAGGCGTCATTTGATCATTAGCCGCATGCTCGGCATCGGTAAGGTACAAATCCCGATGTTCAGGCTCACCCTCGAGCACACGAACCAGACAAGTACCGCAAACCCCTTCCTCACACGAAACAGGAACGAAAACGTCGTTCTCATCAAGTACCTGAGTAATTGACTTATCGGCCGGCACTGTAAATGTTTGCCCGGTACTGGCAATCTTCACCTCGAAGGATTCATCGCCGCTTGTATCGACCTCGGCGGCACCAAAATACTCGAGATGAACCTGATCAGTTGCCCAACCTTTTGCTTTGGCGGTATTAACAACGTAGTCGATAAAACCAGTTGGACCACACACATAAATATGCGTTCCTGCTTGCGGCTGGGCGATGATTTCTTCCAGCTTGAGCTTCTGCGCATCATCTCCATTATCGAAATGAAACTGCACCCGATCCGCAAAAGCCGACGACTCGATATCGCCTTTGAACGCCATGCGTTCAGGGGATCGTGCGCAATAATGCATTTCAAAATCAGCATTAATGGCGCCTAGCCGCCTGGCCATACACAAAATGGGCGTGACACCGATACCGCCCGCAAACAAAAGGGAGCGTTGCGATTTCACTAACGGAAAATGATTCTTCGGTTCACTGATTTGCAACACATCGCCCACATTCACTTTGTCGTGAATTGCAGTGGAACCGCCGCGGGATTCGGGATCGCGCAGTACCCCGATGACATACCGATGCTGCTCACCGGAATCATTCAGCAAGGAATATTGACGGGTCAGGCCGCCGGGAACATTGACGTCGATGTGAGCGCCCGCACTGAACGAAGGCAAGGTTTTACCATCGGTGCTGGCCAGTTCAAGACTGACAATGTCTTCAGCTTCCTGGGTTTTATTGACGACTTTAACGGAAAGTTGACTCATTCAATCATCTACTAAGTTGGTTTGACCCACTGGGTGCGGGCGTGAAAAAACCTTCAGCCCGCACCATGGGTGACCATCAGGCTGAAGCCGTAGCGTTTTCTTCCTGCTCTGCCTTGACCAAACGATCAATGACACGCCTAGATTGTACGCCACCTGCATCAATATTGAGCATCAGCAGACGACGCTCGGGATGATCGTCGAGATTTCGCTGCTGCGCTTCAAGCACACTAAGGTCTTGTGTGAAGATTTCGCCTTGGCGTACTTTGGTCCGTTCCGTCAATTCGGCGTCGTCGGCCTTGAAGTTACGCGCCATACCCCAGAAATACCAATGACTGTTCTCTGTTTCGGGCGTAATAAAACCAACCACAATGGCGCGCGCACGATCTTTGGGGTCTGCGTCCATGCCCCCTTTTCCGGTTAACGCCACGCCAACGTCGATAAGAACATGGCTGGGAGGCGAAAAACGGGAGATCTGCCACCGATCAACCACTGCGGATTCGTCGATACCATTGGCCCGCATGCCCGCTTTCCAGAAAGGAGGCGCGGTAATTTCATTCATGTAGCGACTGGTCACAACCTTGTCGCCCTCGGCTGTGGTATCCGGGGGGGACTCATCGATTTCATCCTGGCCGATGCTGTCGGCATGAACATACGCTTCGTGTGTGAGATCCATGAGGTTGTCAATCATGAGGCGATAGTCACAATTCACATGAAACATATCACCACCATAGGCCCACTCATCACTCACCGCCCAATCCAGGTGAGGAATAAGCGATTCATCTGCTTTTTCGGGGTTGCCCGGCCATACCCAAATAAATCCGTATTTTTCGACGACGGGGTAATTTTTAATACAGGGAAAACCGCCGACGCGCTGCATAGGCATGGCAACAGTTTTACCGTCGCAACCCATGACCAGACCATGGTAGCCACAAACCAGGTTTCCGTTCTCGACAAACCCAAGGGACAGCGCAGCACCACGATGAGGACAAAAATCTTCCACCGCGGCAACTTTTCCTTCAACGCCCCGGTAAAAAGCAATCCGTTCGCCGCAAATCTGACGGCCCAGGGGCTTGCCATCGATTTCGTTGGGCATACAGGCAACATACCACGTGTTTTTGATAAACATACCGGCCTCGCTGAGTAATAAAGTAAGAGAGCGTCTAAGTTCGTTTTGCCAGACGTTCAGTGCACTGAATCTGAAATTATTTTACGCTCTCGCCCCGGACATGCAACGCGGGTTTACCCTAGTTTTTCAACTCCTTTTTCAACCTCGCCCCTGGACGGCGCCGTTTTAGCGGGAACAAAGGGCGCACGGCTCTGCATGTTATTGATATGAACCAGCTTTTGCAAAAGGGTCATGAACTGCGCCTCTTCTTGTTGACTGAAACCATCGAAAAGACGATTATGCAAACGGTCGATTCCACCCACCGTTTGCTGCAGCAAGGCTTCACCCTGTTCAGTTAGAAACAACTTACGCTGGCGACGATTGTTCGGATCGAGATCGCGCGTGAGCAATTTCTTTTCAGCCAGGCGGCCGGCCACGCTGGCAGCCGTTGACGTATCCATGGCAACCAACCCCGCCAATGACACCTGATCGATGCCGGGAAACGCTTTCAAAGTTCGCAAAATAGCGTACTGAACCGGCGTCACCATCTCGCCCAATTCATCGTGAAAAATTGAAGCGGATATTTGATGGGCACGCCGCAAAAGGTGGCCGGGTTGGGCATAAAGCTCGGCAAGATGTAGATCGGATGACACGTGACTCATGACTTTGAATACTAAGTGACGAAAGTTAGTTGAGAATGGTACTTGATAAGCAGGTTAAATGCAGAAATTTGGTACGACTGCCTACAGCGGATTACTTGCCGCGCAGACGGCGCAAGTTCAGCTCACTCACTCTTTCGCGAATAATCCCGGCCAAAGTTCGCATGGCGGGCGTGCGCAAATGTCCACGCAGCCAAATCAGACCGGGGGTACGAACGGGTGTAGGGCTTTGTAATGGAATGACGCGGGCATCGTCCAAACCCACAGCATATTCAGACACAATCGCCGCCGCATTACTCATATTCACGAACTCGAGCATGGGTGCAATCGCATTCATTTCGGCAACAACAATCGGCTGCGCATTCGCCATCGAGAAACAATCTTCCAACAATGCGCGGGTGGCATACGATGGCGGCACCAAAACAATTCGCTGACCATGTAGTTCTGCCATACGCACAAAACGGCGGTTGGCAAACAGATGAGATTTGCCGACTACCAGACGCATCTCTTCGTTGTACAGAGGCTCGAATAACAAACCACTTATTTTTTCAGGCCGATACGTAATACCAAAATCCAGGCGCCCCGCCTGCAACTCGGCTGCTACCTGATCGCCGGAATACTCCATGACTTTTACGCATACTGACGGGTGACGCTCAAGGAACAATGCCAGGCTTTGCGGCAAAATGCGCATGTTGAACGTATGGGTGGCACCCACACGAACCTCACCACCCAACTCACCCGATGTATCGCGCAGGGTTTTAACGCCCTCTTCGACCTCCTGCAACGCCCTCTGGGCATACTCCAGGAAAGCCTCTCCACGCTCGGTCATGATTACGCGTTTTCCAATCCGTTCAAAGAGCTTGCACGACAACTCGTCTTCAAGTTGCTTGATTTGGTGTGACAGCGTCGACTGGGTCACATGGACTTTTTCTGCTGCTTGGGTAAAACTGAGTTGCTCTGCCAACGCAACGAAATAGCGTAAATGTCTTAACTCCATTGAACTCCCCCGGCATCCATCGCACAACCATCACACAAATAACACTTCCATCGACAACATCGATAGTTATTGAATGGAAAACTTCATTTTTATTCATGCAAGGCCGAAAGTAAACTTGTTTCACGCACTATCCGTGCCGACGTTTTCAAAGATTCAAACAAAGGTCAAATGCAGTAATGAAAATGCCGAACAAAGGCATATCAATAAATTAAACGCATCCCGGAGGAGACACCTATGACCACACGACGTCAATTCAATAAACTGGCTGCCATGGGCACACTAGGCCTTGCCGCCCCCACTATTCTTTCCAGCAAGGCGTTCGCAGCCGACAAGCCAATCAAAATCGGTGCCAGCGTTTCCCTGACCGGTCCACTGGCCAGTACACGTGCCGGCGAAATCGGTTATCAACTTTGGCGCGACGACGTCAACGCCGCAGGTGGATTACTGGGACGCAAAGTCGAATTTGTTATTTACGACGACCAAAGCAGCGCATCAAATGTACCCGCCATTTATTCAAAGCTTGTTGATGTCGACAAAGTCGATGTCCTGATCTCTCCGTACGGCGCCAACCTTTCGGCGCCACTTATGCCATTTATAAAGCAACGCAACCTGTTTATGGTGGGGATGTTCGCCCTGGCCGGCAATGACCGTGCTCGCTCCAACAAGTACTTTCATGCCTGCCCTTGGGGGCCTGACTCTATGCTGGGCTGGGCACGCGGCTTCTTTGATATTGCCAAGTCCATTAACGCCAAGCGTATCGCCATCATCAATTCCGACCTGGAGTTTTCCTCCAGCGCCGCGCAAGGTGGCGCGCAGGTAGCCAAAGAATACGGCATGGAAGTGGTCATGAACCAAAGCTATCCGCCCAACACAAGTGACTTCTCGGCCATTTTGCGCAACATCAACAACGTCGCTCCCGATGCCGTCTTTGTCTGCTCCTACCCAGCTGACAGCGCCGCCATCATCCGGGGTGTGAAGGAAATTGGTATCAACGATAGCGTACAGATATTCGGCGGCTCAATGATCGGGCCACAGTACGGATCTTTGCTGGGCTCTCTGGGCGAAGATCTCAACGGTCTGGTCAATATCACCACGTTTGTTCCAGAACCCACTTTGCAATCACCCGGCATTGAAAGCTTCTTCAAACGCTACACACCCATTGCAATTGAACAAAAACTGGATCCTCTTGGTTTTTACATCCCGCCCTTTTACTACGTTGCAGGCCAAATTATTGAAGCCGGTGTTAAAGGGTCGGAATCCGTTGATATTGAAAAAATGGCGCAATATCTTCATGCCAACCCCATTGACACGATTGTCGGCAAAGTGGCGTTCAACGACATCGGCGACTGGACAAAACGGCGTACACTCATGATCCAGATCCAGAATGTCAAAGGCAACGACATCAACCAGTTCCGAGAGCCTGGCAAACAAGTCATTCTCGATCCCGCGGAACTGAAATCAGGCAATCTCATTACACCGTACAACGCGGCACGTAAAGCTTCATAATTTTTCTCGTTTCTTCAATCTAACCTTTCAGCCGGGCCATTCGCTTTTGCGATCGGCCCGGCCAGGTGGCGTAGTATGACCTCATCCCTGGATATCTTCCTGAATGCAATTTCCACCGGCGTTGTACTGGGTAGCATCTATGCCTCCATCGCTCTGGGGCTGGCCATCACCTTCGGCATTTTGCACATCCCCAACGTCGCTCACCCGGCTCTGGTCATTGTGGGTGCTTATTTTGTTTATCTTGTAGGCCAATGGGGCATTAGCCCCATTCCCGCCGCCCTCATCGGTTTACCCGTTTTTTATGTGCTGGGCATGGCGCTTTACAGTTTTTATTCGCGCACCTTCGAACGCAAGGGGCAAGCGAATGTGCTGCAAAGTCTTACATTGTTTTTCGGCCTTTCACTGGTTATTGAAATTGCAATCGCCTTGTTTTTTGGCTCGGAATTGAAATCAGTTGATGCAGACTATGTTGGGTCAAGTCTGGTTCTGGGGCCAATCACTATGCCGTATCGACTCCTTGTGCCCGCATTGTTCGCGCCCATCATGATTAGCGCATTATGGTTGTATTTCAACCGCACCCATTCCGGTACGGCGATTCGCGCGGTCGCCCACGACGATCGCGCATTATCAATAT
This region includes:
- a CDS encoding amino acid ABC transporter substrate-binding protein, which gives rise to MTTRRQFNKLAAMGTLGLAAPTILSSKAFAADKPIKIGASVSLTGPLASTRAGEIGYQLWRDDVNAAGGLLGRKVEFVIYDDQSSASNVPAIYSKLVDVDKVDVLISPYGANLSAPLMPFIKQRNLFMVGMFALAGNDRARSNKYFHACPWGPDSMLGWARGFFDIAKSINAKRIAIINSDLEFSSSAAQGGAQVAKEYGMEVVMNQSYPPNTSDFSAILRNINNVAPDAVFVCSYPADSAAIIRGVKEIGINDSVQIFGGSMIGPQYGSLLGSLGEDLNGLVNITTFVPEPTLQSPGIESFFKRYTPIAIEQKLDPLGFYIPPFYYVAGQIIEAGVKGSESVDIEKMAQYLHANPIDTIVGKVAFNDIGDWTKRRTLMIQIQNVKGNDINQFREPGKQVILDPAELKSGNLITPYNAARKAS
- a CDS encoding branched-chain amino acid ABC transporter permease, translating into MTSSLDIFLNAISTGVVLGSIYASIALGLAITFGILHIPNVAHPALVIVGAYFVYLVGQWGISPIPAALIGLPVFYVLGMALYSFYSRTFERKGQANVLQSLTLFFGLSLVIEIAIALFFGSELKSVDADYVGSSLVLGPITMPYRLLVPALFAPIMISALWLYFNRTHSGTAIRAVAHDDRALSISGINPTWIKRHAFGIATATAVIGGAALIIMGPVEPFAGRFQIGRVFAIVVLAGMGSIPGTLVVAIMIGIAESFVSAYLTPSWSPGVAFAILLLALGLRPQGLFGAAR